Below is a genomic region from Streptomyces sp. RPA4-2.
CTGGCATGGCTGAGGACGCCTCCGGTGCGGGGCACCAGGGCATCGGACCGCGCGGCTCTCCCAGCCAGGTGCCCACCACCGCCCCGGCCTCCTGGGGCCGTAAACAGCTGGCGAGCCTGTACGACGTGTTCGTGCTGACCGTGACGATGCTCGACGCCCCGGGGGCACAGGAGATCCTGCGCCTGGCCATGGACGCGGTGCCGCGCCTCACCGGCTGCCGGCCCGAGGGCTGCTACCTGCTCCGGGACGGGCGCTTCGAACTCGACACCCCACCGAGCGCACCCTCCCTCGACGGCCGGGCCCCGAAGGAGCTGCCCGCGGCGATCCGACAGCTGAGCGCGCTGGACGGGCAGGACGGCGCCCTCGGGTTCCGGGAGGGCGGCTGGGGGTGGGCGGCGGGCCTGCGCAGTTCCCGCGGACTCCTCGGCTACCTCGTCGTCAGCGCCCCCGAGCCGCCGTCCGACGACGAGCGCTTCCTCCTGTACGCCCTCGCACGGCCGACCGCCGCCGCCCTCTCCAACGCCGACGCCCGCAGCCGTGACCGGGAGTACGCCCGGCAGCTGTTCCGGGCGATCGAGGAGCGGGACGCGGTCAACGAACGGCTGACCACGCTGGTCGCGGAGCTGGAGGCGCAGCACACCGTGCACGACGTCCTTTTCCGCGCCCACGACGGCGACCCGGGAGAGGACGGTATCGCCGCCGCCGTGTACGAGCTGACCGGCCTCGCCACCTGCATCGAGGACCGCTTCGGCAACCCGCTCGCCCGGGCGGGACCCGGCGTGGACGGAGCCCATGAGAAGCCCGATCCGACGCTGCGCGAACAACTCCTGCACCGCGCGATGCGGACCCCGGACCCGGTCCGGCACGAGGGCCGTCTGATCGGAGTGGCCCGTCACCACGGTGAGATCCTCGGCACGATCGAACTCATCGACCCGGGGGGCGTGGCCGGTGACACCGAGGCGTTCGCGCTCGGCCACGCGTGCACCGCGCTGGCCCTGGAGCTCGCCCACCGCCGCAGCCTGGCGGAGACCGAACTGCGCATGAGCCGGGATCTCGTGGAGGACCTGCTCACCGGAGCCGACGAGGGCGGCGCGTACGCCCGCGCCGAGGCCGTCGGCCACGATCTGCACGGACCGCACCATGTCGTGGTCGCCCAGTGGCAGGCCACGGCCGCCGACGACCGGTTCCTGGACGCCGTCGACCGCGCCGCGCGGGGACTGGGGCTGCGGTCGCTGCTCGCCCGGCGCTCGGACATGGCGGTACTGATCGTCCAGGGAGGGCCGCGCGACCCCGGACTGTACGGCGCCGTC
It encodes:
- a CDS encoding CdaR family transcriptional regulator, which produces MPGMAEDASGAGHQGIGPRGSPSQVPTTAPASWGRKQLASLYDVFVLTVTMLDAPGAQEILRLAMDAVPRLTGCRPEGCYLLRDGRFELDTPPSAPSLDGRAPKELPAAIRQLSALDGQDGALGFREGGWGWAAGLRSSRGLLGYLVVSAPEPPSDDERFLLYALARPTAAALSNADARSRDREYARQLFRAIEERDAVNERLTTLVAELEAQHTVHDVLFRAHDGDPGEDGIAAAVYELTGLATCIEDRFGNPLARAGPGVDGAHEKPDPTLREQLLHRAMRTPDPVRHEGRLIGVARHHGEILGTIELIDPGGVAGDTEAFALGHACTALALELAHRRSLAETELRMSRDLVEDLLTGADEGGAYARAEAVGHDLHGPHHVVVAQWQATAADDRFLDAVDRAARGLGLRSLLARRSDMAVLIVQGGPRDPGLYGAVAGEVGSWGGAVGIGSLCETTGGLPHSYEQAVSALHVRRQSQPPYGTAVYEELGLYRILARGNDARDVTFFVREWLGPLLDYDATHGTDLVHTLTRYFDHGGNYDETARALAVHRSTLRYRLQRIREVGGRRLDDVDSRFNLQVATRIWKVSGPAAEGNAHSDPLPGG